The following are from one region of the candidate division KSB1 bacterium genome:
- a CDS encoding molybdopterin-dependent oxidoreductase: MNYTRREFLEHFAATTALAIIPATTYLSTDGASPFPAGVDLDPKLKWDKAPCRFCGTGCGVMVGVKDGKIQAVAGDQLSPVNKGLLCIKGYSLPGILYGADRLTKPQIRSNGKLREASWDEALNLIAARYKETLEKHGPEAVAIYGSGQWTITDGYAASKWFRAGLGSNNVEANARLCMASAVTGCMTTFGMDEPMGCYDDFEKADAFVLWGNNMAEMHPVLFSRLLERKRTASWVRIVDIATRQTPTTEFADMYIPLQPQSDLALANAIACVIVNAGRYNEKFVNSHAVFRRGKTNIGYGLEDNFKFADEPQPMTFDAYKKFLDDYAPEKVEKIVGVPAAKIRQLAEIYADKFTKVVSLWCMGMNQHTRGTWINNLVYNLHLLTGKICEPGNNPLSLTGQPSACGTVREVGTLAHRLPADMVVTNPEHRALAAKIWNVPVEKINPKPGYNTVEMFRALDRGDIKTLWIQCTNPMVTMPNLNRYLAAAEKQDRFIIVSDVYPTPTTEIADVLLPSAMWVERAGLFGNTERRTQQWNKLVDPPGEARPDNWQIVEVAKRMGYGNLFNYPPDDLDKALFNEYRQFTLGHGHDLATYETYQQVRGLRWPVVDGKETPWRYTERTDRYVEKGKGIAFYGNHALGDKAVIWARPYEPAPEVPDNEFPLWLTTGRVLEHWHTGSMTRRIPQLHRAVPEAYVELNPVDAAEMGIQDGERVRIVSRRGKIELKVVLNGKGRPERGSVFVPFFDEHHLINQLTLDAYCPISKQPDYKKCAVRLEKIKHAL; encoded by the coding sequence ATGAACTATACTCGTCGAGAATTTTTAGAACATTTCGCCGCGACGACGGCATTGGCGATTATCCCTGCCACTACTTATCTCAGCACCGACGGCGCCTCGCCGTTTCCGGCAGGCGTGGACCTTGATCCCAAGCTCAAATGGGACAAAGCGCCGTGCCGGTTTTGCGGCACCGGGTGCGGTGTCATGGTTGGCGTCAAAGATGGAAAAATTCAAGCCGTGGCCGGAGATCAATTGAGTCCCGTTAACAAAGGACTGCTTTGCATCAAGGGCTACAGCTTGCCCGGCATTTTGTACGGCGCCGATCGTTTGACCAAGCCGCAGATTCGCAGCAACGGCAAGCTGCGCGAGGCGTCGTGGGACGAGGCGCTTAATTTGATCGCGGCGCGTTACAAAGAGACGCTGGAAAAGCACGGCCCCGAGGCGGTGGCGATTTACGGCTCCGGCCAGTGGACCATCACCGACGGCTACGCGGCGAGCAAATGGTTTCGCGCCGGACTCGGTTCGAATAACGTCGAAGCCAACGCGCGCTTGTGCATGGCCAGCGCCGTCACCGGCTGCATGACCACCTTCGGCATGGATGAGCCGATGGGTTGCTACGACGATTTCGAAAAGGCCGATGCGTTCGTGCTCTGGGGCAACAACATGGCCGAGATGCATCCGGTGCTTTTCTCCCGCCTGCTCGAGCGCAAGCGCACCGCCTCGTGGGTGCGCATCGTTGACATTGCGACGCGGCAAACGCCGACGACGGAATTTGCCGACATGTATATTCCCCTGCAGCCGCAAAGCGATCTGGCGCTCGCCAATGCCATTGCCTGCGTCATTGTCAACGCCGGCCGCTACAACGAGAAGTTCGTCAACAGCCACGCGGTGTTTCGCCGCGGCAAAACGAACATCGGTTACGGCCTCGAAGACAACTTCAAATTTGCCGACGAGCCGCAGCCGATGACGTTTGATGCGTACAAAAAATTTCTCGATGATTACGCGCCGGAAAAAGTCGAGAAGATCGTTGGCGTGCCGGCGGCGAAGATTCGGCAGCTCGCGGAAATCTACGCCGACAAATTTACCAAGGTCGTCTCGCTGTGGTGCATGGGCATGAACCAGCACACGCGCGGCACGTGGATCAACAATCTGGTTTACAACCTGCATCTGCTCACCGGCAAAATTTGCGAGCCTGGCAACAACCCGCTTTCGCTCACCGGCCAGCCGAGCGCCTGCGGCACCGTGCGCGAAGTCGGCACGCTCGCGCATCGCCTGCCGGCGGACATGGTTGTCACCAACCCCGAGCATCGCGCGCTGGCCGCAAAAATTTGGAACGTGCCGGTCGAGAAAATCAATCCGAAGCCCGGCTACAACACCGTCGAGATGTTTCGCGCGCTGGATCGCGGCGACATCAAAACGCTGTGGATTCAATGCACCAACCCGATGGTGACGATGCCGAATCTCAATCGCTATCTTGCAGCGGCGGAAAAGCAGGATCGTTTCATCATCGTCTCCGACGTTTACCCCACGCCAACCACCGAGATTGCGGACGTTCTCCTGCCCTCGGCGATGTGGGTGGAGCGTGCCGGACTCTTCGGCAACACCGAGCGCCGCACCCAGCAATGGAACAAGCTCGTCGATCCCCCCGGCGAGGCCAGGCCGGACAACTGGCAAATCGTCGAAGTTGCGAAACGCATGGGCTACGGCAATTTGTTCAATTATCCGCCCGATGATCTTGACAAGGCGCTGTTCAATGAGTATCGCCAATTTACGCTCGGCCATGGCCACGATCTGGCGACTTACGAAACATATCAGCAAGTGCGCGGCCTGCGTTGGCCGGTGGTGGATGGCAAAGAGACGCCGTGGCGCTACACCGAGCGCACCGATCGGTATGTTGAAAAAGGCAAAGGCATTGCGTTCTACGGCAACCACGCGCTCGGCGACAAGGCGGTGATTTGGGCGCGGCCTTACGAGCCGGCGCCGGAGGTTCCGGACAACGAGTTTCCACTGTGGCTCACCACGGGACGGGTGCTGGAGCATTGGCACACCGGCAGCATGACGCGCCGCATTCCGCAATTGCACCGCGCCGTGCCGGAAGCTTATGTGGAGCTGAATCCCGTTGACGCCGCCGAGATGGGCATTCAAGATGGTGAACGCGTGCGAATCGTATCACGCCGCGGCAAGATCGAGCTGAAAGTGGTATTGAACGGCAAAGGCCGTCCCGAACGCGGCAGCGTGTTCGTGCCTTTTTTTGACGAGCACCATCTCATCAACCAGCTCACGCTCGATGCCTACTGCCCGATCTCCAAACAGCCGGATTACAAGAAGTGCGCGGTGCGGCTGGAGAAAATCAAGCACGCGCTCTGA
- a CDS encoding DJ-1/PfpI family protein produces MANHSRNVAIFIFDEVEVLDFCGPFEVFSVTGRRDGSNPFNVYTVAEEKRPIFARNELSINPRYTFSDCPAPDILLLPGGFGTRREMNNAAVLDWVKRLSNSVEHLLSVCTGDLILAKAGLLDGLSATTHHGAITLLQELAPKTKIEADKRFIDNGKIIVSAGISAGIDMSLYVVAKLLGKEQAWETAKYMEYDWRPEA; encoded by the coding sequence ATGGCCAACCATTCTCGCAATGTCGCCATCTTCATTTTCGACGAAGTCGAAGTACTGGATTTCTGCGGCCCGTTTGAAGTTTTCTCAGTAACAGGCCGCCGCGACGGCTCGAATCCGTTCAATGTTTATACGGTCGCAGAAGAGAAGCGCCCGATTTTCGCGCGCAACGAGCTGAGCATCAATCCGCGTTACACTTTTTCCGATTGCCCGGCGCCGGATATTCTCCTCCTTCCCGGCGGCTTCGGCACGCGCCGCGAAATGAACAACGCCGCCGTGCTCGATTGGGTCAAACGACTTTCGAACAGCGTCGAGCATCTGCTTTCGGTTTGCACCGGCGATTTGATTTTGGCCAAAGCCGGTTTGCTCGACGGCTTGTCGGCGACCACGCATCACGGCGCGATCACGCTGCTGCAAGAACTCGCGCCTAAAACCAAGATCGAAGCTGACAAACGTTTTATCGACAACGGCAAAATCATCGTCTCCGCCGGCATCTCCGCGGGAATCGACATGTCGCTGTACGTCGTCGCCAAGTTGTTGGGCAAAGAGCAGGCGTGGGAAACGGCGAAATACATGGAATATGATTGGCGTCCTGAAGCTTGA
- a CDS encoding EamA family transporter, with protein MNAVVLAWLTLCMIWGSTWLFIKLGLQDLPPFTFAGIRFLLASIILSLVIYFRKTRLPQNRGDWLFIAWTGFLCVTVNFALVFWAGQYVSSGLAALLNATMPFFGMIIAPHYLPAERITPAKLGGVVLGMTGVGLIFSNQLSLQGMLSLFACIAIVVGALVAAYANVLIKLRGRHLDPVVLSAGQMLFGFPVLLGIGVIAEGNPLHLQWTPLALASLSYLTIIGSCMAFILYFWMLQRITVTKALLLLLVTPLVAVTLGKLVNNEELTWRLLAGGVCIIAGVGATIFYRQRTPASSSVNKILTGPLQLQEALVKHKP; from the coding sequence ATGAATGCCGTCGTTTTGGCCTGGCTGACATTGTGCATGATCTGGGGCTCGACGTGGCTGTTTATCAAATTGGGCTTGCAGGATTTGCCGCCGTTTACTTTTGCAGGAATCAGATTTTTACTGGCTTCAATTATTTTGTCGCTGGTAATTTATTTTCGCAAAACCCGCTTGCCGCAAAATCGCGGCGATTGGCTGTTCATCGCGTGGACGGGATTTTTGTGCGTGACGGTAAATTTCGCGCTGGTGTTTTGGGCGGGGCAATATGTTTCCTCCGGCCTGGCGGCTTTGCTGAATGCGACGATGCCGTTTTTCGGCATGATCATCGCGCCGCATTATCTTCCGGCTGAACGCATCACGCCCGCCAAACTCGGCGGCGTGGTGCTGGGCATGACCGGGGTGGGATTGATTTTCTCGAATCAACTCAGTTTGCAGGGCATGTTGTCCTTGTTCGCCTGCATCGCCATCGTCGTCGGCGCCCTCGTCGCCGCCTATGCCAACGTCCTCATCAAGCTGCGCGGCCGGCATCTCGATCCCGTCGTTCTCTCCGCCGGCCAAATGCTGTTCGGCTTTCCGGTGTTGCTGGGCATTGGCGTCATCGCCGAAGGCAATCCGCTGCATTTGCAGTGGACGCCGTTGGCGCTGGCTTCCTTATCTTATCTCACGATCATCGGCTCGTGCATGGCGTTCATTTTATACTTTTGGATGTTGCAACGAATTACCGTGACCAAAGCCTTGCTGTTGCTGCTGGTGACGCCACTCGTTGCCGTCACGTTGGGCAAGCTCGTCAACAATGAGGAATTGACTTGGCGGCTTCTGGCCGGCGGCGTCTGCATCATTGCCGGCGTCGGCGCGACGATTTTTTACCGGCAACGGACGCCGGCTTCCTCGTCCGTCAATAAAATCCTCACCGGTCCGTTGCAGTTGCAAGAGGCACTGGTGAAGCACAAACCTTGA
- a CDS encoding putative metal-dependent hydrolase: protein MADQDLRYPIGKFTREQNLTAAKRTALIQQIAETPGSLRAALTGLNEQQLDTPYRPDGWTVRQVAHHVPDSHLNAYIRFKLAVTEEAPTIKTYQEKLWAELDDAKTAPIEISLQLLEALHHRWVKFLQSLQPADFARQLNHPAHGLMKVDDLLQLYAWHGRHHVAHITSLRQRMGW from the coding sequence ATGGCAGATCAAGATTTGCGGTATCCCATCGGAAAATTCACAAGGGAGCAAAATCTTACCGCAGCAAAACGCACGGCGCTGATTCAACAAATCGCCGAGACGCCGGGCAGCTTGCGCGCGGCCCTCACCGGCTTGAACGAGCAACAGCTCGACACGCCCTATCGCCCCGACGGCTGGACGGTCCGGCAGGTGGCGCATCATGTTCCCGACAGCCACCTCAATGCGTACATTCGCTTCAAGCTGGCGGTGACGGAAGAAGCGCCGACGATTAAAACGTATCAGGAAAAACTTTGGGCCGAACTGGATGACGCGAAAACCGCGCCGATTGAAATATCGCTGCAACTCTTGGAAGCCCTGCATCACCGGTGGGTGAAATTTTTGCAATCGCTGCAGCCGGCGGATTTTGCGCGCCAGCTCAATCACCCTGCGCATGGCCTGATGAAAGTCGATGATCTGCTCCAGCTTTACGCCTGGCATGGCCGCCATCACGTGGCGCACATCACCTCGCTGCGCCAGCGCATGGGTTGGTAA